Proteins co-encoded in one Oceanidesulfovibrio indonesiensis genomic window:
- a CDS encoding SLC13 family permease, translating to MPRKILLAVLLVASIVLLTAGLCFAQGAVPQPPTSHAYITLAILAVAAVLFFTEVIPLPVTAMLVPVALSIFNIIPSAAAFANFGNKWVIIFMAMFIVGEATFVTGFADKVGKATVKLSKGNQTSLLLLSMLSVGILSAFLSNTGTTVVAIPMIMGMCASANIKPGKILMPVAFAASLGGTMTLVGTPPNGLVNSVLEKMGPEGVAPFAFFEFAKIGAILFVVGIAYYALIGKKFLPDSVVECTEEELAAKPKRPEKMPFSLLIFAFVVAAMATKFLALEVAAMLGACLVVITGCMTMKEAFRSVDWTTIFLFAGMLSMSTAMEKSSAAALIAENVVNMVDNPYLILAVCCGITALVTNFMSNTATTALMAPLAIPIAIKSGISPLPVVMGIAMSASACFLTPVATPPNTIVLGPGNYRFMDYFKAGWPLQIISFIICVVFIPMIWPF from the coding sequence ATGCCCAGGAAAATACTTCTGGCGGTATTGCTCGTAGCCTCGATAGTCTTGCTCACCGCAGGCCTCTGCTTTGCCCAGGGCGCCGTCCCGCAGCCGCCGACATCGCACGCCTACATCACCCTCGCCATTCTCGCGGTGGCTGCCGTTCTCTTCTTCACCGAGGTGATTCCGCTCCCCGTCACGGCCATGCTGGTCCCGGTCGCCTTGTCCATATTCAACATAATTCCTTCGGCGGCCGCTTTCGCCAACTTCGGCAACAAGTGGGTGATCATCTTCATGGCCATGTTCATCGTGGGCGAGGCCACGTTTGTCACGGGCTTTGCGGATAAGGTGGGCAAAGCTACAGTCAAGCTCTCCAAAGGCAACCAGACCTCGCTGCTCCTCTTGTCCATGCTTTCGGTGGGCATTCTTTCCGCCTTCCTGTCCAACACCGGCACCACCGTGGTGGCCATTCCCATGATCATGGGCATGTGCGCCAGCGCGAACATCAAACCGGGCAAGATCCTCATGCCCGTGGCCTTTGCCGCGTCCCTGGGCGGCACCATGACCCTGGTCGGTACGCCTCCCAACGGCCTGGTCAACTCCGTGCTGGAAAAGATGGGGCCGGAAGGCGTGGCCCCCTTCGCCTTCTTCGAATTCGCCAAGATCGGCGCCATCCTCTTCGTGGTGGGCATCGCCTATTACGCGCTCATCGGGAAAAAATTCCTGCCCGATTCCGTGGTGGAATGCACCGAGGAAGAGCTGGCCGCAAAGCCCAAACGCCCCGAAAAGATGCCCTTCTCCCTGCTCATCTTCGCGTTCGTCGTGGCAGCCATGGCCACCAAGTTTCTGGCCCTTGAGGTCGCCGCCATGCTGGGCGCCTGTCTCGTGGTCATCACCGGCTGCATGACCATGAAGGAAGCCTTCAGGTCGGTTGACTGGACCACCATCTTTCTGTTCGCCGGCATGCTCTCCATGTCCACGGCCATGGAAAAGTCCAGCGCTGCAGCCCTGATCGCCGAGAACGTGGTCAACATGGTGGACAACCCGTACCTCATCCTCGCCGTCTGCTGCGGCATCACGGCCTTGGTGACCAACTTCATGTCCAACACCGCCACCACGGCGCTCATGGCGCCCCTGGCAATACCGATCGCCATCAAGAGCGGCATCTCGCCCCTGCCTGTCGTGATGGGCATTGCAATGTCAGCATCGGCCTGCTTCCTGACTCCTGTAGCCACTCCCCCCAACACCATCGTACTGGGCCCGGGCAACTACAGGTTCATGGACTACTTCAAGGCGGGTTGGCCGCTGCAGATCATCAGCTTCATCATCTGCGTGGTGTTCATCCCCATGATCTGGCCCTTCTAG